The following are encoded in a window of Suncus etruscus isolate mSunEtr1 chromosome 16, mSunEtr1.pri.cur, whole genome shotgun sequence genomic DNA:
- the LOC126032283 gene encoding regulator of nonsense transcripts 3B-like — MKEERDYKPREKRVTLLTPQGAASNIAGASADYSKGDDKQDRSREKKKALSKVVIRRLPPTLTKDQLLEHLQPLPEHDYFEFFSNDTSLYPHMYSRAYINFKNQEDILLFRDRFDGYVFLDNKGQEYPAIVEFAPFQKAAKKKTKKRDTKAGTIDDDPEYRKFLETYAADNEKMASTLETLLEEIEAKNRELTAKRTTPLLSFLKNKQRMREEKREERRRRELERKRLREEERHKWKEEEKRQRKEIEKLKKVERIPEREKIKEEPKIKLLKKPEKGDDKEVEKREKAKKLDKENLSDQRAGGPVCTLAKRPELELQEEKPKRFEEDLSRDYRDRDHDRNRDRDFERDQERILREREGLRRQEEERRRQKERYDKEKKALAFKRKEEELKKEKEALGAKSKKPETPEPVGSAEKGEKKDEVVKRDRIRNKDRPAMQLYQPGARSRSRLLPPQDTNKPGDAGVDRKQESGISHRKKGGEE, encoded by the coding sequence ATGAAGGAAGAGCGGGATTACAAACCCAGGGAGAAGCGGGTAACCCTCCTAACGCCCCAAGGGGCCGCGAGCAATATCGCTGGGGCTTCAGCCGACTACAGCAAGGGTGATGATAAGCAGGACCGGAGCCGGGAAAAGAAAAAAGCGCTGAGCAAGGTAGTGATTCGCAGGTTACCTCCCACACTGACCAAGGATCAACTTCTGGAACATCTTCAGCCTCTGCCTGAACatgattattttgaatttttctcgAATGATACTAGTTTGTACCCTCATATGTATTCGAGAGCGTACATCAACTTTAAGAACCAAGAAGATATTCTCTTGTTCAGGGATCGCTTTGATGGCTACGTATTCCTTGACAATAAAGGCCAGGAATATCCTGCTATCGTCGAATTTGCGCCTTTTCAAAAAGCTGCAAAAAAGAAGACGAAGAAAAGAGATACCAAAGCTGGGACGATCGATGATGACCCAGAATATAGAAAATTTTTGGAGACCTATGCTGCGGATAATGAGAAGATGGCATCTACTCTAGAGACTCTACTCGAGGAAATCGAAGCCAAAAATAGAGAATTAACAGCTAAAAGGACAACCCCACTGTTGAGCTTCCTGAAAAACAAGCagagaatgagagaagaaaaaagagaagagaggaggaggagagagctgGAGCGCAAAAGGCTCCGAGAAGAAGAGAGACACAagtggaaagaagaagaaaagcgccAAAGGAAGGAGATAGAAAAGCTCAAGAAAGTAGAACGGATTCCAGAGAGGGAGAAGATAAAGGAAGAACCAAAGATTAAGTTGCTCAAGAAGCCAGAAAAAGGGGACGACAAGGAagtggagaaaagagagaaggccAAGAAGTTGGACAAAGAGAACCTGAGTGACCAAAGGGCCGGCGGGCCTGTTTGTACCTTGGCCAAACGCCCTGAGCTGGAGTTACAAGAGGAAAAGCCTAAGAGATTCGAAGAGGACTTGAGCAGAGATTACCGAGACCGTGACCATGACCGTAACCGTGATCGGGATTTTGAGCGTGACCAGGAGCGCATCCTTCGGGAACGAGAAGGGCTCCGACGACAGGAGGAGGAGCGCCGAAGGCAGAAGGAGCGCTACGACAAGGAGAAGAAGGCCTTGGCCtttaaaaggaaggaagaggagctgaagaaagaaaaggaagctcTGGGAGCCAAATCCAAGAAGCCCGAAACACCCGAACCAGTGGGCAGTgcagaaaaaggggagaagaaagacgAAGTGGTTAAGAGAGATCGCATAAGAAACAAGGATCGCCCTGCCATGCAGTTGTACCAGCCAGGAGCTCGAAGCCGCAGTCGTCTTCTTCCTCCCCAGGACACCAACAAGCCCGGAGATGCAGGAGTAGACAGAAAGCAGGAAAGTGGTATTAGCCAtagaaaaaagggaggagaggagtgA